The proteins below come from a single Gordonia pseudamarae genomic window:
- the cobN gene encoding cobaltochelatase subunit CobN, which translates to MILLLSTSDTDLITASASGAAYRVANPSRILVDDVTELADGADLVVIRILGGVRAWEDGLAAATALGKPLVVLSGEQQPDPDLMAVSTVPAGVAAEAHNYLAAGGVENLTNLHNFLSDTVLLTGHGFEPPQQTPGWGVLDRTVTSPVAPLAPTADTPAGTPTIGVLYYRAQHLAGNTRYVDALCSAIEAKGARALPIYCASLRTAPDELIELLGTTDTLVVTVLAAGGSTPAAVSAGGDDESWNIERLAALDIPILQGLCLTGSREDWAAGDDGLSPLDVATQVAVPEFDGRIITVPFSFKEFDENGLPWYQPDHERCARVAGIATAHARLRKTTAADRKVAIMLSAYPTKHARIGNAVGLDTPRSLLRLLSAMGESGYDIGAEGQIPGLADDDSDALIHAIIDKGGQDSDWLTEEALAANPIRVSAADYRDWFATLPAPLRENVEKHWGPAPGELFVDRSVNPDGDIVVAAMTFGNIAILVQPPRGFGENPVAIYHDPDLPPSHHYLAVYRWVAGFSGDNFGDKGFGADAIVHVGKHGNLEWLPGKTLGMSSDCGTDAALGDLPLIYPFLVNDPGEGTQAKRRAHAVLVDHLIPPMARAESYGDIARLEQLLDEHSNVSTLDPAKLPAIRQQIWTLLTAAKMDHDLGLAERPDEEVFDDMLLHVDGWLCEIKDVQIRDGLHVLGQAPDADTETDLVLAMLRARQLWGGTSALPGLREALGLTEDGSAARADVDEFESIARGLVTACATRDWSAEAVAEAAHGHPEAVADILTFAATEVVPRLRQTSVEIDRVLHALDGGFIPAGPSGSPLRGLINVLPTGRNFYSVDPKAVPSRLAWETGRAMADSLLERYLADHGEYPRSVGLSVWGTSAMRTSGDDIAEVLALLGVMPVWDEMSRRVSSLELIDPQELGRPRIDVTVRISGFFRDAFPHVVAMLDDAVTLAAGADEPDEQNFVAAHVRASLTEHGDRRRASTRVFGSKPGTYGAGLLQLIDSRQWRSDEDLARVYTEWGGYAYGRDLDGVPAVDDMRAAYRRIAVAAKNTDTREHDIADSDDYFQFHGGMVATVRALTGKDPEAYIGDSTRPDAVRTRTLSEETSRVFRARVVNPRWIAAMQRHGYKGAFEMAATVDYLFGYDATTDVVADWMYEKLTESYVLDAANQEFMRQSNPWALHGIAERLLEAAQREMWHEPPADMLAELRRIYVQAEGDIEGRDTAQ; encoded by the coding sequence ATGATCCTGCTGCTGTCGACCTCCGACACCGACCTCATCACCGCCTCGGCCTCAGGTGCCGCATATCGGGTGGCCAACCCTTCCCGCATCCTCGTCGACGATGTCACCGAACTCGCCGACGGCGCCGACCTGGTGGTGATCCGCATCCTCGGTGGGGTGCGTGCGTGGGAGGACGGACTGGCCGCCGCGACCGCGCTCGGCAAGCCGCTGGTGGTGCTCTCCGGTGAACAGCAACCCGACCCCGACCTGATGGCGGTATCGACGGTGCCGGCCGGGGTGGCGGCCGAGGCACACAATTACTTGGCTGCGGGCGGCGTGGAGAATCTCACCAACCTGCACAACTTCCTGTCCGACACCGTGCTGCTGACGGGCCACGGATTCGAACCGCCGCAGCAGACGCCCGGCTGGGGTGTACTCGACCGCACGGTGACATCTCCCGTCGCTCCGCTCGCCCCTACCGCCGACACACCCGCAGGGACGCCGACCATCGGCGTGCTCTACTACCGGGCCCAGCACCTGGCCGGCAATACCCGCTATGTAGACGCGCTGTGCTCCGCGATCGAGGCCAAGGGCGCCCGTGCGCTGCCCATCTACTGCGCCTCCCTGCGCACCGCCCCCGACGAGCTGATCGAACTGCTCGGCACCACCGACACCCTCGTCGTCACCGTGCTCGCCGCGGGCGGGTCCACCCCGGCGGCAGTGTCGGCCGGCGGCGACGACGAGTCATGGAACATCGAACGGCTCGCCGCCCTCGACATCCCGATCCTGCAGGGCCTGTGCCTGACCGGTTCACGCGAGGACTGGGCCGCCGGCGACGACGGCCTGTCGCCGCTGGATGTGGCCACCCAGGTGGCGGTACCCGAATTCGACGGCCGCATCATCACCGTCCCGTTCTCGTTCAAGGAGTTCGACGAGAACGGCCTGCCCTGGTACCAGCCCGACCACGAACGCTGTGCCCGCGTCGCCGGGATCGCCACGGCCCATGCCCGGCTGCGCAAGACCACCGCCGCCGACCGCAAGGTGGCGATCATGCTGTCGGCATACCCCACCAAACACGCCCGCATCGGCAACGCCGTGGGCCTGGACACCCCGCGCAGTCTGCTGCGGCTGCTCTCGGCGATGGGGGAGTCGGGCTACGACATCGGCGCCGAGGGCCAGATACCGGGCCTGGCCGACGACGACTCGGACGCGCTGATCCACGCGATCATCGACAAAGGCGGACAGGATTCGGACTGGCTCACCGAGGAAGCACTGGCCGCCAACCCGATTCGGGTCTCCGCCGCCGACTACCGCGACTGGTTCGCCACTCTGCCCGCCCCACTGCGCGAGAACGTCGAGAAGCATTGGGGACCTGCGCCGGGTGAGCTGTTCGTAGACCGATCGGTCAACCCAGACGGCGATATCGTCGTTGCCGCAATGACATTCGGAAACATCGCGATCCTGGTGCAGCCGCCGCGCGGTTTCGGCGAGAACCCGGTCGCCATCTACCACGACCCCGATCTGCCGCCCTCGCACCACTACCTCGCCGTATACCGGTGGGTCGCCGGATTCAGCGGAGACAACTTCGGCGACAAGGGTTTCGGTGCTGACGCCATCGTCCATGTGGGCAAGCACGGCAACCTCGAATGGCTGCCGGGCAAAACCCTCGGAATGTCGTCGGACTGCGGCACCGACGCCGCACTCGGTGATCTGCCCCTGATCTACCCGTTCCTGGTCAACGACCCCGGTGAGGGCACCCAGGCCAAACGCCGCGCCCACGCCGTCCTGGTCGATCACCTGATCCCACCGATGGCGCGCGCCGAATCATACGGCGACATCGCCCGCCTCGAGCAGCTCCTGGACGAACACTCCAACGTCTCCACGCTCGACCCGGCCAAGCTGCCCGCGATCCGCCAGCAGATCTGGACGCTGCTCACCGCCGCCAAGATGGACCACGACCTGGGCCTGGCCGAACGGCCCGACGAAGAGGTCTTCGACGACATGCTGCTGCATGTGGACGGATGGCTGTGCGAGATCAAGGACGTCCAGATCCGCGACGGCCTGCACGTGCTCGGGCAGGCACCCGATGCCGACACCGAAACCGACCTGGTGCTGGCGATGCTGCGTGCCCGCCAGTTGTGGGGCGGCACCTCGGCGCTGCCCGGCCTGCGCGAGGCGCTCGGCCTCACCGAGGACGGGTCCGCCGCCCGCGCCGACGTCGACGAGTTCGAGAGCATCGCCCGCGGCCTGGTCACCGCCTGCGCCACGAGGGACTGGTCGGCCGAAGCGGTGGCCGAGGCGGCGCACGGCCATCCGGAAGCCGTCGCCGACATCCTCACCTTCGCCGCCACCGAGGTGGTGCCCCGGCTGCGGCAGACCTCCGTCGAGATCGACCGGGTACTACACGCCCTCGACGGTGGTTTCATCCCGGCCGGGCCGAGCGGCTCCCCGCTGCGCGGCCTGATCAATGTGCTGCCGACGGGCCGCAACTTCTATTCCGTGGACCCCAAGGCGGTGCCGTCGCGGCTGGCCTGGGAGACGGGCCGGGCGATGGCCGACTCGCTGCTCGAGCGCTACCTCGCCGACCACGGCGAGTACCCGCGGTCGGTGGGTCTGTCGGTGTGGGGGACCAGCGCGATGCGAACCTCCGGCGACGACATCGCCGAGGTGCTGGCGCTGCTCGGGGTGATGCCGGTGTGGGACGAGATGTCCCGGCGAGTATCGAGCCTGGAACTGATCGACCCGCAGGAGCTCGGCCGGCCACGCATCGACGTCACCGTCCGCATCTCCGGCTTCTTCCGCGACGCGTTCCCGCACGTGGTCGCCATGCTCGACGACGCCGTCACCCTCGCCGCGGGCGCCGACGAACCCGACGAGCAGAACTTCGTCGCCGCTCACGTGCGGGCCTCGCTCACCGAACACGGCGACCGCCGGCGGGCATCGACACGGGTGTTCGGGTCCAAACCCGGCACCTACGGCGCCGGTCTGCTTCAGCTCATCGACTCCCGTCAGTGGCGCAGCGACGAGGACCTGGCCCGCGTCTACACCGAGTGGGGTGGCTACGCCTACGGCCGTGACCTGGACGGTGTGCCCGCCGTCGACGACATGCGCGCGGCCTATCGCCGGATCGCGGTGGCCGCCAAGAACACCGACACCCGCGAACACGATATCGCCGACTCCGACGACTACTTCCAGTTCCACGGCGGTATGGTCGCCACGGTCCGCGCGCTCACCGGCAAGGATCCCGAGGCCTACATCGGTGACTCCACCCGCCCCGACGCCGTGCGCACCCGCACCCTCTCCGAGGAGACCAGCAGGGTGTTCCGGGCCCGGGTGGTCAACCCGCGCTGGATCGCGGCGATGCAGCGGCACGGCTACAAAGGTGCGTTCGAGATGGCCGCCACCGTCGACTACCTGTTCGGCTACGACGCCACCACCGATGTCGTCGCCGACTGGATGTACGAGAAGCTCACCGAGTCGTACGTGCTCGACGCGGCCAACCAGGAGTTCATGCGCCAGTCCAATCCATGGGCGCTGCACGGTATCGCCGAACGTCTGCTGGAGGCGGCGCAGCGGGAGATGTGGCATGAGCCGCCCGCCGATATGCTGGCCGAACTGCGGCGCATCTACGTCCAGGCCGAGGGCGACATCGAAGGACGCGACACCGCGCAATAG
- a CDS encoding type II toxin-antitoxin system VapC family toxin, producing the protein MIVVDTCVLIAHFGVDHPHAERALNILDTEETLGVHPLSLAELLVHPARTGHEQVMLSQLVRLGIEQLTPTADEPVALARLRVDTGLKMPDCCVLAAAEFASADLATFDRRLAEVATGRGVTVRTGSD; encoded by the coding sequence GTGATCGTGGTGGACACATGTGTGCTGATCGCCCATTTCGGCGTCGACCATCCCCATGCCGAACGTGCCCTCAACATTCTCGATACCGAGGAGACACTCGGGGTGCATCCACTGTCGCTGGCCGAACTGCTCGTTCACCCGGCACGCACCGGACACGAACAGGTGATGCTGTCACAGTTGGTGAGGCTCGGCATTGAGCAGCTGACCCCGACTGCCGATGAGCCCGTGGCGTTGGCCCGGCTGCGGGTCGACACCGGCCTGAAGATGCCGGACTGCTGCGTACTCGCGGCGGCCGAGTTCGCTTCGGCCGATCTGGCCACCTTTGATCGGCGGCTCGCCGAGGTCGCGACCGGTCGTGGCGTGACCGTCCGCACCGGATCGGACTGA
- a CDS encoding FxsA family protein, which translates to MRLAIVLGYAAVEIGAFALAIGLLGFGWAVVIGLTVFTLGLVVLRGHGRKLVGELRRASRNEVDPLPAMADTGLTALAAALLVVPGVVSTVLGMILLAPPVRKAARPAVTAYGTRRFAATMDRLGLYSVGFFAADGTRGGQVIDGVVLDGDVVYTDEPATGHRHQNGATGLPRGGV; encoded by the coding sequence ATGCGTCTTGCGATAGTACTCGGATATGCGGCAGTGGAGATCGGCGCCTTCGCTCTGGCGATCGGCCTGCTCGGATTCGGTTGGGCCGTGGTGATCGGCCTGACCGTGTTCACCCTCGGTCTGGTCGTGTTGCGCGGCCACGGCCGAAAGCTCGTCGGCGAGCTGCGGCGCGCATCCCGCAACGAGGTCGATCCGCTGCCCGCGATGGCCGACACCGGTCTGACGGCCCTGGCCGCGGCGCTGCTTGTGGTGCCCGGTGTGGTATCGACGGTGCTCGGCATGATCCTGCTGGCCCCGCCCGTACGCAAGGCGGCCCGGCCCGCGGTCACCGCCTACGGCACCCGGCGCTTTGCCGCCACCATGGACCGGTTGGGGCTGTACTCGGTGGGGTTCTTCGCCGCCGACGGCACCCGCGGCGGCCAGGTGATCGACGGTGTCGTGCTCGACGGGGACGTGGTGTACACCGACGAGCCGGCAACCGGGCACCGGCACCAGAACGGGGCCACGGGCCTGCCGCGCGGCGGGGTGTGA
- a CDS encoding amidohydrolase → MATDLYVGGAVYSPAAPDATALAVTDGIVVWVGSDDVGRALHPGARIIGLDGRFVAPAFVDSHVHLTSTGLALTGLTLTSAAGRSDCLALLAAAHTASAPGDLIWGTGWDDSAWDDSVAGEGRCPTTAEIDAVVGDRPVYLARVDEHSALASSALRARIPGLADAGGFHPAEPLVAEAHHLVRGAARGLLNADQRRRAQLRALDHAASVGVVAVHENGGPDISGTADFLAIADLDHPVAVRRYWGQAVAAADEARALLGTLNADALGGDLFVDGALGSHTAWLSRPYTDAPDTTGIAYLDHDTIGRHIAACTVAGIQAGFHVIGDAAAASVAGAFAEVAAELGTPATARCAHRLEHAEMVSAPDMEILARCGVVASMQPQFDAAWGGPGRLYEQRLGVDRAAGLNDFGGLAKAGVALAFSSDTPVTGIDPWATVRAAVHHHQPRNAISARAAFAAATRGGWRAGGVNDGLTGTLAPGAPAHFAVWEADELVVVGSHAGVQRWSTDPRARVPALPDVSPEAALPRCVQTFRDGAPVYSAEAAG, encoded by the coding sequence GTGGCTACAGATTTGTATGTGGGTGGCGCGGTGTATTCACCGGCAGCACCCGACGCGACCGCACTCGCCGTCACCGACGGCATCGTCGTGTGGGTGGGCAGCGACGACGTCGGTCGTGCGCTGCATCCGGGGGCACGGATCATCGGCCTGGACGGCAGATTCGTGGCACCGGCGTTCGTCGACTCACATGTGCACCTGACCTCCACGGGCCTGGCGCTGACCGGGCTCACCCTGACGTCGGCGGCGGGCCGCAGCGACTGCCTTGCCCTGCTGGCCGCCGCCCATACCGCGTCCGCGCCCGGCGACCTGATCTGGGGAACCGGCTGGGACGACTCGGCGTGGGACGACTCGGTCGCCGGTGAGGGACGATGTCCCACCACGGCCGAGATCGACGCGGTCGTCGGCGATCGGCCCGTATACCTGGCCAGGGTCGATGAACATTCGGCGCTCGCCTCGTCGGCACTGCGCGCCCGGATTCCGGGGCTGGCCGATGCCGGCGGATTCCATCCGGCCGAACCGCTCGTGGCCGAAGCCCACCACCTGGTGCGCGGTGCGGCACGCGGTCTGCTGAACGCCGACCAGCGCCGCCGCGCCCAGCTGCGGGCGCTCGATCATGCGGCATCGGTCGGGGTGGTCGCCGTCCACGAGAACGGCGGCCCCGATATCAGCGGCACCGCCGACTTCCTCGCGATCGCCGACCTCGACCATCCGGTGGCGGTCCGCAGGTATTGGGGGCAGGCGGTCGCCGCCGCCGACGAGGCCCGCGCGCTCCTGGGCACGCTCAACGCCGACGCGCTCGGCGGCGACCTGTTCGTCGACGGCGCCCTCGGATCGCACACCGCATGGCTGTCGCGGCCCTACACCGACGCCCCGGACACCACCGGTATCGCCTACCTCGATCACGACACCATCGGCCGGCACATCGCGGCCTGCACCGTGGCAGGCATCCAGGCCGGCTTCCATGTCATCGGGGACGCCGCCGCGGCATCGGTCGCCGGGGCCTTCGCCGAGGTGGCCGCCGAACTGGGCACACCCGCGACCGCGCGCTGCGCCCACCGTCTCGAACACGCCGAGATGGTCTCCGCCCCCGACATGGAGATCCTCGCGCGCTGCGGAGTGGTCGCGAGCATGCAACCACAGTTCGACGCGGCCTGGGGCGGACCCGGCCGGCTGTACGAGCAGCGTCTCGGTGTCGATCGGGCCGCGGGGCTCAACGACTTCGGCGGCCTCGCCAAGGCCGGCGTGGCACTCGCGTTCTCCTCCGACACACCGGTCACCGGCATCGACCCGTGGGCCACCGTCAGGGCGGCCGTCCATCACCATCAGCCCCGCAACGCGATCTCGGCGCGGGCCGCGTTCGCCGCCGCCACCCGCGGAGGCTGGCGGGCCGGAGGCGTCAACGACGGACTCACCGGCACACTCGCCCCCGGCGCACCCGCCCACTTCGCGGTCTGGGAGGCCGACGAACTGGTGGTCGTCGGCTCCCACGCGGGTGTGCAGCGTTGGTCCACCGATCCGCGGGCGCGGGTCCCCGCACTGCCCGACGTATCGCCGGAGGCCGCGCTGCCGCGCTGCGTGCAGACCTTCCGCGACGGGGCACCGGTGTACTCGGCGGAGGCGGCCGGTTGA
- a CDS encoding polyprenol monophosphomannose synthase, whose product MESPDSATAGAGHRPDTGGRRSEVVAADGTGALVVIPTYNERDNLPGIIGRLNESLPGIHVLVVDDSSPDGTGQLADRLAADDTDARMHVLHRTAKDGLGKAYLAGFEWGLARTYAVIIEMDADGSHAPEQLGSLLVAINSGADLVIGSRYVPGGRLVNWPKRREWLSRGANTYARLALGAHIHDITAGFRAYRREVLDRISLDTVESAGYCFQIDLAWRTVQADFDVREVPITFTEREVGESKMDGGVMTEAFLMVARWGAASRLAKLRGRG is encoded by the coding sequence ATGGAATCGCCAGATAGCGCAACCGCAGGCGCCGGCCACCGCCCCGACACGGGCGGCCGGCGTTCGGAGGTGGTTGCCGCTGACGGCACGGGCGCCCTGGTGGTCATCCCGACTTACAACGAACGCGACAACCTGCCGGGCATCATCGGCCGGCTCAACGAGTCACTGCCGGGGATCCATGTCCTGGTTGTCGACGATTCGAGTCCGGACGGCACCGGACAGCTTGCCGATCGCCTCGCGGCCGACGACACCGACGCACGGATGCACGTGCTGCACCGGACGGCCAAGGACGGCCTCGGCAAGGCCTATCTGGCCGGATTCGAATGGGGCCTGGCACGCACATACGCGGTCATCATCGAAATGGACGCGGACGGATCACACGCGCCCGAGCAGCTCGGGTCGCTGTTGGTGGCCATCAATTCCGGGGCCGACCTGGTGATCGGGTCCCGATATGTGCCGGGTGGCCGTCTGGTGAACTGGCCCAAACGACGCGAATGGCTCTCGCGCGGGGCGAACACATACGCACGGCTCGCGCTCGGCGCGCACATCCACGACATCACGGCGGGCTTTCGCGCCTATCGCCGCGAGGTGCTCGACCGGATCAGCCTCGACACGGTCGAATCCGCCGGCTACTGCTTTCAGATCGACCTGGCCTGGCGCACGGTGCAGGCCGACTTCGATGTCCGGGAGGTACCCATCACCTTCACCGAACGTGAGGTGGGCGAGTCGAAGATGGACGGCGGGGTGATGACCGAGGCGTTCCTGATGGTGGCGCGCTGGGGCGCGGCCAGCCGTCTGGCCAAGTTGCGCGGGCGCGGGTGA
- a CDS encoding IS3 family transposase (programmed frameshift), with protein sequence MTISSLAVAGDNACMDSSHPRSDGPRRRRTFTPADKLAHLAAYEQACERGEGGAYLRTEGLYSSLISEWRKQRDAGVLDGKPAGVKIGKLTAEQVEIARLKRELDRTGKRLATTEAALEIMGKAPRALGTDLRERGHRRAAQEALMATHHDLTEAGVSTRAATSLTAVTRSTAARSRARRQWPAPAARKVPVNKLTDAERARVLTMLNCDRFVDQAPLEVYAQLLDEGIYLCSVSTMYRILRENKQVTERRRQARHPTRTCPELVATGPRQVYTWDITKLPGPVKGVYYDAYVMVDIYSRYIVGAHVQTRESAVLAVEFMTDVFRVHGTPTVVHADRGTSMTSKPVAALLADLEVTRSHSRPKVSNDNPYSESLFKTLKYGPTFPQRFGSIHHARDFLDTFVTWYNHEHRHTGIGLHTPADVHFGLATDKATQRTGVLTAARLAHPERFTPADPTPKILNLPASAWINKPDTTTDHAAA encoded by the exons ATGACAATTTCCAGCCTGGCCGTGGCCGGGGACAATGCCTGCATGGATTCCTCGCATCCGCGTTCTGACGGTCCGCGCCGACGCCGCACGTTCACCCCGGCGGACAAACTCGCCCACCTGGCCGCATATGAACAGGCCTGTGAGCGCGGCGAGGGCGGCGCCTACCTGCGTACCGAGGGCCTGTACTCGTCGCTGATCAGCGAATGGCGCAAACAACGCGACGCCGGTGTCCTCGACGGCAAACCCGCTGGGGTGAAGATCGGCAAGCTCACCGCCGAGCAGGTCGAGATCGCCCGACTCAAACGCGAACTCGACAGGACCGGCAAGCGGTTGGCCACCACCGAGGCGGCTCTGGAGATCATGGGAAAAGCGC CACGCGCTCTTGGAACAGATCTCCGAGAGCGCGGACACCGACGAGCCGCGCAAGAAGCACTGATGGCCACCCATCACGACCTGACCGAGGCCGGCGTGAGCACCCGGGCAGCCACCTCGCTGACGGCGGTGACGCGATCTACCGCCGCCCGCAGCAGGGCGCGCAGGCAGTGGCCGGCACCGGCCGCGAGGAAGGTGCCCGTGAACAAGCTCACCGACGCCGAACGCGCCCGCGTGTTGACGATGTTGAACTGTGACCGGTTCGTCGACCAGGCCCCGCTCGAGGTGTATGCGCAGCTGCTCGACGAGGGCATCTACCTGTGTTCGGTATCGACGATGTACCGGATCCTGCGGGAGAACAAACAGGTCACCGAGCGGCGCCGGCAGGCCCGACACCCCACCCGCACCTGCCCGGAGCTGGTCGCGACCGGGCCCCGGCAGGTCTATACCTGGGACATCACGAAGCTGCCCGGGCCGGTCAAGGGCGTCTACTACGACGCCTACGTGATGGTCGACATCTACTCCCGCTACATTGTCGGCGCCCACGTACAAACCCGCGAATCAGCAGTACTCGCAGTGGAATTCATGACCGACGTCTTCAGGGTTCATGGCACACCAACGGTGGTGCACGCCGACCGGGGAACATCGATGACCAGCAAACCGGTCGCAGCGCTGCTCGCGGACCTCGAGGTGACCCGGTCACATTCGCGACCGAAGGTGTCCAACGACAACCCGTACTCCGAATCACTGTTCAAGACCCTCAAGTACGGGCCCACGTTCCCGCAAAGGTTCGGATCCATCCACCACGCCCGGGACTTCCTCGACACGTTCGTGACCTGGTACAACCACGAACACCGGCACACCGGCATCGGCCTGCACACCCCGGCCGACGTCCACTTCGGCCTCGCCACCGACAAAGCAACGCAGCGAACTGGTGTGCTGACCGCGGCCCGTTTGGCCCACCCCGAACGATTCACGCCCGCAGACCCGACACCGAAGATCCTGAACCTGCCGGCCAGCGCCTGGATCAACAAGCCCGACACCACGACCGATCACGCCGCCGCGTAA
- a CDS encoding RNA polymerase-binding protein RbpA, with protein sequence MADRVLRGSRLGAVSYETDRDHDLAPRRIVQYRTDNGEIFDVPFADDAEVPSKWPCKNGMEGTILEGAEPDEKKVKPPRTHWDMLLERRSEEDLQVLLNERLELLKQRRRGVLS encoded by the coding sequence ATGGCTGATCGAGTACTTCGCGGTAGCCGCCTCGGTGCGGTGAGCTACGAGACCGATCGCGACCACGATCTTGCGCCGCGGCGGATTGTGCAGTACCGCACCGACAACGGCGAGATCTTCGACGTCCCCTTCGCCGACGATGCCGAGGTGCCGTCCAAGTGGCCCTGCAAGAACGGAATGGAAGGCACCATCCTCGAGGGCGCCGAGCCCGACGAGAAGAAGGTCAAGCCGCCGCGCACCCACTGGGACATGCTCCTGGAGCGTCGCTCCGAAGAAGACCTGCAGGTGCTGCTCAACGAGCGTCTGGAACTGCTCAAGCAGCGCCGCCGAGGCGTGCTGAGCTGA
- the lnt gene encoding apolipoprotein N-acyltransferase — protein MYFAFPPHASWYLAVISLGALYALLVVGGPRARTGAWLGFAFGLGFFVPLLPWIGEYVGPLPWLALATVMAGYLALFGVIATVTMRLPVAPVWFSLAWVLVEAVRSAFPFGGFPWGRTAFSQVDGPLLPLASILGAPGLSAAVALFGSAGAWCLLIITESVRGRGRTDMSSADTGDRPEGRRSDTVTRAAVAAVLTLAGPLSAILVTPDTVDRTVSSSTVNVAAIQGNVPRLGLDFNAQRRAVLDNHVNQTQRYAAEVYAGTAAAPDLVLWPENASDISPLTNADAADEITAASQAVDAPILVGTLIRDPDSRPTNTVLVWDQERGPVDRYDKHIIQPFGEYLPWRSFFRMFSSYADMAGNFRAGTGPATVDVPTRTRSVRVGISTCWEIAFDRSARQAVDDGAEFLFVPTNNATFGRTNMTYQQLAMSQVRAVEHGRSVVVAATSGVSAIIGADGMIESESEFFTPQTLTSHLALRSDTTIATRLGSLPQTVAIVIAVAAFLFAIAGHTRFSARFPIRTMGTGRRRDDGADPTPEEIDGIAR, from the coding sequence ATGTACTTCGCGTTCCCCCCGCACGCCTCCTGGTATCTGGCCGTGATCTCGCTCGGCGCGCTGTACGCCCTGCTCGTGGTCGGTGGTCCACGCGCACGGACCGGGGCATGGCTGGGATTCGCGTTCGGTCTCGGCTTCTTCGTACCGCTGCTGCCCTGGATCGGTGAATACGTCGGTCCGCTGCCGTGGCTCGCACTGGCCACCGTGATGGCCGGATATCTGGCGTTGTTCGGGGTGATCGCGACGGTGACGATGCGGTTGCCGGTGGCGCCGGTCTGGTTCAGCCTCGCATGGGTCCTGGTCGAGGCGGTACGCTCGGCATTCCCGTTCGGCGGCTTTCCGTGGGGACGAACCGCGTTCAGTCAGGTCGACGGCCCGCTGCTGCCGTTGGCGTCGATCCTCGGCGCCCCGGGCCTGTCCGCCGCGGTGGCACTGTTCGGGTCGGCCGGGGCGTGGTGCCTGCTGATCATCACCGAATCTGTGCGCGGACGTGGTCGCACGGACATGTCGTCGGCCGATACCGGCGACCGGCCGGAGGGACGCCGTTCGGACACCGTGACCCGGGCCGCGGTGGCCGCCGTCCTCACCCTTGCCGGCCCGCTGTCGGCGATCCTGGTCACCCCCGACACCGTCGACCGCACCGTCTCGTCCTCGACCGTGAACGTCGCGGCGATCCAGGGCAACGTGCCCAGGCTGGGCTTGGACTTCAACGCCCAGCGCCGGGCAGTGCTCGACAATCATGTGAACCAGACGCAGCGGTACGCCGCCGAGGTCTACGCCGGCACCGCCGCGGCCCCGGACCTGGTGCTGTGGCCGGAAAACGCCTCCGACATCTCCCCACTGACCAACGCTGACGCAGCCGACGAGATCACCGCGGCATCGCAGGCCGTGGACGCCCCGATCCTGGTGGGCACCCTCATCCGCGACCCCGACAGCCGGCCCACCAACACGGTGCTGGTGTGGGATCAGGAGCGGGGCCCGGTGGACCGCTACGACAAACACATCATCCAGCCTTTCGGTGAATACCTGCCGTGGCGGTCGTTTTTCCGGATGTTCTCCTCGTACGCCGACATGGCCGGCAATTTCCGCGCCGGTACCGGTCCGGCGACCGTCGACGTGCCCACCCGTACCCGATCCGTTCGCGTCGGTATCTCCACCTGCTGGGAGATCGCCTTCGACAGGTCGGCGCGTCAGGCCGTCGACGACGGTGCCGAGTTCCTGTTCGTCCCCACCAACAACGCCACCTTCGGCCGCACCAACATGACCTACCAACAGTTGGCGATGTCTCAGGTACGGGCCGTGGAGCACGGGCGGTCGGTGGTGGTGGCGGCCACCAGCGGCGTGAGCGCGATCATCGGCGCCGACGGCATGATCGAATCCGAGTCCGAGTTCTTCACCCCGCAAACCCTCACCTCACACCTGGCCTTGCGGTCGGACACCACCATCGCGACCAGACTCGGGTCACTGCCCCAGACGGTCGCTATCGTAATTGCGGTTGCGGCATTTTTGTTTGCGATCGCCGGACATACTAGATTTTCGGCAAGGTTTCCCATCCGAACGATGGGCACCGGACGCCGCCGTGATGACGGGGCCGACCCCACTCCCGAGGAGATCGATGGAATCGCCAGATAG